One part of the Streptomyces lydicus genome encodes these proteins:
- a CDS encoding MarP family serine protease, protein MNVLDILLLVAAVWFAIIGYRQGFVVGILSVIGFLGGGLIAVYLLPVIWNEITGDATPGTFAAIAAVAIVIVCASVGQALTTHLGNKLRRHITWSPARALDATGGALVNVLAMLLVAWLIGSALAGTSLPTLGKEVRNSKVLLGVSRVLPPQASTWFADFSSVLAQNGFPQVFTPFSNEPINNVPAPDPQLATSPTAAQAKRSIVKVVGTAPSCGKVLEGSGFVFGRHRVMTNAHVVGGVSEPTVQVGGEGRTYDAKVVLYDWRRDIAVLDVPSLNAPALRFANADASSGKSAIVAGFPENGGYDVRAARIRSRIKANGTDIYHRGTVGRDVYSLYATVRQGNSGGPLLTPQGEVYGVVFAKSRDDSRTGYALTADEVRPDALRSRAGNQPVDTQGCAI, encoded by the coding sequence GTGAACGTCCTGGACATCCTGCTGCTGGTCGCGGCCGTGTGGTTCGCCATCATCGGTTATCGGCAAGGCTTTGTCGTCGGCATCCTGTCCGTGATCGGCTTCCTCGGGGGCGGACTGATCGCGGTCTATCTGCTGCCGGTGATCTGGAACGAGATCACCGGCGATGCCACGCCCGGCACCTTCGCGGCCATCGCGGCAGTGGCCATCGTGATCGTGTGCGCATCCGTGGGCCAGGCGCTCACCACCCATCTGGGCAACAAGCTGCGCCGCCACATCACCTGGTCGCCGGCCAGAGCGCTGGACGCGACCGGCGGCGCGCTGGTCAACGTCCTGGCCATGCTCCTGGTCGCCTGGCTGATCGGCTCCGCACTGGCCGGTACGTCCCTGCCGACGCTCGGCAAGGAGGTCCGCAACTCCAAGGTGCTGCTCGGGGTCTCCCGGGTCCTGCCGCCCCAGGCCAGTACCTGGTTCGCGGACTTCTCCTCGGTACTGGCGCAGAACGGCTTCCCACAGGTCTTCACGCCGTTCTCCAACGAACCGATCAACAATGTGCCGGCGCCCGACCCGCAGCTCGCCACGAGCCCGACCGCGGCGCAGGCCAAGCGCAGCATCGTCAAGGTCGTCGGCACGGCGCCCAGCTGCGGCAAGGTCCTGGAGGGCAGCGGTTTCGTCTTCGGGCGGCACCGCGTGATGACCAACGCCCATGTCGTCGGCGGCGTGAGCGAGCCGACGGTCCAGGTGGGCGGCGAAGGGCGCACGTACGACGCCAAGGTGGTGCTCTACGACTGGCGGCGCGACATCGCGGTGCTGGACGTGCCCTCCCTGAACGCCCCCGCGCTGCGCTTCGCGAACGCGGACGCGAGCAGCGGCAAGAGCGCCATCGTCGCCGGCTTCCCGGAGAACGGCGGCTACGACGTCCGCGCGGCCCGTATCCGCAGCCGCATCAAGGCCAACGGCACGGACATCTACCACCGTGGCACGGTCGGCCGCGACGTCTACTCGCTCTACGCCACGGTCCGGCAGGGGAATTCCGGCGGTCCGCTGCTCACCCCCCAGGGCGAGGTCTACGGCGTCGTCTTCGCGAAGTCGCGGGACGACTCGCGCACCGGCTACGCGCTGACCGCCGACGAGGTCCGTCCGGACGCCCTGCGGAGCCGCGCGGGCAACCAGCCGGTCGACACCCAGGGGTGCGCGATCTGA
- a CDS encoding NUDIX hydrolase, with amino-acid sequence MRSAREQQYGEAADLDRAAAGREVPVTADGLPEWLAPVARAAATIEPRQLSRFLPPESGGRPSAVLILFGHGPGGPELLLMERAGTLRSHAGQPSFPGGALDPEDGDPDGPGPVRAALREAQEETGLDPSGVQVFGVLPRLYIPVSGFVVTPVLGWWRRPSPVGAVDQAETARVFTVPVADLTDPAHRVTTRHPSGHVGPAFLVENALVWGFTAGVIDRILHYAGWEIPWDRDKQVPLDWRS; translated from the coding sequence ATGAGGAGTGCACGGGAGCAGCAGTACGGCGAGGCGGCCGACCTCGACCGGGCGGCGGCCGGCCGGGAGGTCCCGGTGACGGCCGACGGCCTGCCCGAGTGGCTGGCGCCGGTGGCCCGCGCGGCCGCCACGATCGAACCGCGGCAGCTCAGCCGCTTCCTGCCGCCCGAGAGCGGTGGCCGGCCGTCCGCGGTGCTGATCCTCTTCGGCCACGGCCCCGGCGGCCCCGAGCTGCTGCTGATGGAGCGCGCCGGCACCCTGCGCTCCCATGCCGGCCAGCCCTCCTTCCCCGGCGGAGCCCTCGACCCCGAGGACGGTGACCCCGACGGCCCCGGCCCGGTACGGGCGGCGCTGCGCGAGGCCCAGGAGGAGACCGGCCTCGACCCGTCCGGCGTCCAGGTCTTCGGCGTGCTGCCGCGCCTCTACATCCCCGTCAGCGGCTTCGTGGTGACGCCCGTCCTGGGCTGGTGGCGGCGGCCGAGCCCGGTCGGCGCGGTCGACCAGGCCGAAACCGCCCGGGTGTTCACCGTTCCCGTGGCGGATCTCACGGATCCCGCCCATCGTGTGACAACGCGCCACCCCAGTGGGCACGTAGGTCCGGCGTTCCTGGTCGAAAACGCCCTGGTCTGGGGGTTTACCGCCGGGGTGATCGACCGGATTCTGCATTACGCCGGGTGGGAGATTCCGTGGGACCGTGACAAGCAGGTCCCGCTCGACTGGCGCTCGTGA
- the nth gene encoding endonuclease III, whose amino-acid sequence MNDTPEKPTAAKKAPAKRTTTKAPAKKTAANKTAATKAPATKAAAKTTAKAAAKKAPAKKAPARKPESRTAVVRRARRINRELAELYPYAHPELDFTNPFELLVATVLSAQTTDMRVNQTTPRLFAVAPTPEDMAALPPEELEELIRPTGFFRAKTKSLIGLSTALRDRFGGEVPGRLEDLVTLPGVGRKTANVVLGNAFGVPGITVDTHFGRLARRFGWTTQEDAEKVEADVAAIFPKSEWTMLSHRVVFHGRRVCHSRKPACGACPIAPLCPSYGEGETDPEKARKLLKYELGGQPGQRLKPPADYPGQPAPPMAPPAAAS is encoded by the coding sequence GTGAACGACACCCCTGAGAAGCCGACGGCGGCCAAGAAGGCCCCGGCGAAGAGAACCACCACCAAGGCTCCGGCCAAGAAGACCGCCGCCAACAAGACCGCCGCCACGAAGGCACCGGCGACGAAGGCCGCGGCCAAGACCACCGCCAAGGCCGCCGCCAAGAAGGCTCCGGCGAAGAAGGCCCCCGCCCGCAAGCCCGAGTCCCGGACCGCCGTCGTGCGGCGGGCCCGCCGGATCAACCGCGAGCTGGCCGAGCTGTATCCGTACGCCCACCCCGAGCTGGACTTCACCAACCCCTTCGAGCTGCTGGTCGCCACGGTCCTGTCCGCCCAGACCACCGACATGAGGGTCAACCAGACCACCCCGCGCCTCTTCGCGGTCGCGCCGACGCCCGAGGACATGGCCGCGCTGCCGCCCGAGGAGCTGGAGGAGCTGATCCGGCCGACCGGCTTCTTCCGGGCCAAGACGAAGTCGCTGATCGGGCTGTCCACGGCGCTGCGCGACCGGTTCGGCGGCGAGGTGCCGGGCCGCCTGGAGGACCTGGTCACGCTGCCCGGCGTCGGCCGCAAGACCGCCAATGTGGTGCTCGGCAACGCCTTCGGTGTCCCGGGCATCACCGTCGACACCCACTTCGGCCGGCTGGCCCGCCGCTTCGGCTGGACCACCCAGGAGGACGCCGAGAAGGTCGAGGCGGATGTCGCGGCGATCTTCCCCAAGAGCGAGTGGACGATGCTCTCGCACCGCGTCGTCTTCCACGGCCGCCGCGTCTGCCACTCCCGCAAGCCCGCCTGCGGCGCCTGCCCGATCGCCCCGCTGTGCCCCTCGTACGGCGAGGGCGAGACGGATCCGGAGAAGGCCAGGAAGCTGCTCAAGTACGAGCTGGGCGGCCAGCCCGGGCAGCGGCTGAAGCCGCCGGCGGACTATCCGGGGCAGCCCGCGCCCCCGATGGCGCCCCCGGCGGCCGCTTCATGA
- a CDS encoding Crp/Fnr family transcriptional regulator, with translation MDDVLRRAPLFAALDDEQAAELRASMGEVTLARGDALFHEGDPGDRLYVVTEGKVKLHRTSPDGRENMLAVLGPGELIGELSLFDPGPRTATASALTEVKLLGLGHGDLQPWLNARPEVATALLRAVARRLRKTNDQMSDLVFSDVPGRVARALLDLSRRFGVQSEEGIHVVHDLTQEELAQLVGASRETVNKALADFAGRGWLRLEARAVILLDVERLAKRSR, from the coding sequence GTGGACGACGTTCTGCGGCGCGCACCGCTCTTCGCGGCGCTCGATGACGAGCAGGCGGCCGAGCTGCGCGCCTCGATGGGAGAGGTCACGCTCGCCCGCGGCGACGCCCTGTTCCACGAAGGGGACCCGGGCGACCGCCTTTATGTGGTCACCGAGGGCAAGGTGAAGCTGCACCGCACCTCCCCCGACGGCCGGGAGAACATGCTCGCCGTCCTCGGCCCCGGAGAGCTGATCGGTGAGCTCTCGCTCTTCGATCCCGGCCCCCGCACGGCCACCGCCTCCGCCCTGACCGAGGTCAAGCTGCTCGGCCTGGGCCACGGCGACCTCCAGCCCTGGCTGAACGCCCGGCCCGAGGTGGCCACGGCCCTGCTGCGGGCGGTCGCCCGCAGGCTGCGCAAGACCAACGACCAGATGTCCGACCTGGTCTTCTCGGATGTGCCGGGCCGTGTGGCGCGCGCCCTGCTGGACCTGTCGCGCCGCTTCGGCGTGCAGTCCGAGGAGGGCATCCACGTCGTGCACGACCTGACGCAGGAAGAGCTGGCCCAGTTGGTCGGCGCCTCCCGCGAGACGGTCAACAAGGCGCTCGCGGACTTCGCGGGCCGCGGCTGGCTGCGCCTGGAGGCGCGCGCCGTGATCCTGCTGGACGTCGAGCGGCTGGCCAAGCGCTCGCGCTGA
- a CDS encoding nucleotidyltransferase domain-containing protein translates to MTNGTGLDRDGCFVREGSLDRVSAPFAPVVAGLTARLAERFGPGRLHSVYLFGSIPRGTAVPGVSDLDALLALRDEPTDADRAAARAVEDELDAAYGQIDGAGLLLYGVDRLLSEPERHDMGWFVACLCTPLSGPDLASRLPRYRPTSLLARETNGNLHRDLPGLLERAAAATTATARDRLTRGVARRLVRTGFTLVMPRWGGWTSDLGRSAEVFGRYYPAHAEQMRAAARAARTPAAYPGLLDELLAGLAPWLADEYLAVHGAKAPRP, encoded by the coding sequence ATGACCAACGGCACGGGACTGGACCGGGACGGCTGCTTCGTACGGGAAGGGTCCCTGGACCGCGTGTCCGCGCCCTTCGCGCCCGTGGTGGCCGGGCTCACCGCCCGGCTCGCCGAGCGCTTCGGTCCCGGCCGCCTGCACAGCGTCTACCTCTTCGGCAGCATTCCGCGCGGCACCGCCGTCCCCGGGGTGTCCGACCTCGACGCGCTGCTCGCCCTGCGGGACGAGCCGACCGACGCCGACCGGGCCGCCGCGCGTGCCGTCGAGGACGAGCTCGACGCCGCCTACGGGCAGATCGACGGCGCCGGGTTGCTGCTGTACGGCGTGGACCGGCTGCTGAGCGAGCCGGAGCGGCACGACATGGGGTGGTTCGTGGCGTGTCTGTGCACGCCGCTCAGCGGCCCCGACCTGGCCTCGCGGCTGCCCCGCTACCGGCCCACCTCGCTGCTGGCACGCGAGACGAACGGCAACCTCCACCGCGACCTGCCCGGTCTGCTCGAGAGGGCCGCGGCGGCCACCACGGCGACCGCCCGCGACCGGCTGACCCGGGGCGTGGCGCGGCGGCTCGTACGCACCGGGTTCACGCTGGTCATGCCGCGCTGGGGCGGCTGGACCAGCGACCTCGGCCGGTCCGCCGAGGTGTTCGGCCGCTACTACCCGGCGCACGCCGAGCAGATGCGCGCCGCGGCGCGCGCCGCCCGGACGCCCGCCGCGTACCCCGGGCTGCTGGACGAGCTGCTGGCCGGCCTCGCGCCCTGGCTGGCCGACGAGTACCTCGCCGTCCACGGGGCGAAGGCCCCCCGCCCGTGA
- a CDS encoding MBL fold metallo-hydrolase: MTEAAALPGRPRGGAITGQATPRAHCVLAPNPSAMTLDGTNTWIVAEPDSDLAVVIDPGPLDEGHLRAVIETAERAGKRVALTLLTHGHPDHADGAARFAELTRSAVRALDPALRLGDEGLEAGDVITTGGLELRVVPTAGHTADSLSFHLPADRAVLTGDTILGRGTTVVAHPDGRLGDYLDSLRRLRSLTVDDGVATVLPGHGPVLNDAQGAVEFYLAHRANRLAQVETAVEAGHRTSAEVVANVYADVDRSLWPAAELSVRAQLEYLGEHGLIQD, from the coding sequence ATGACCGAAGCAGCCGCTCTCCCGGGCCGGCCCCGAGGCGGAGCGATCACCGGGCAGGCCACCCCGCGGGCGCACTGCGTGCTCGCCCCCAACCCGTCGGCGATGACGCTGGACGGCACGAACACCTGGATCGTCGCCGAGCCGGACTCCGATCTCGCCGTCGTCATCGACCCGGGACCGCTCGACGAGGGGCACCTCAGGGCCGTCATCGAGACCGCCGAACGGGCCGGCAAGCGCGTCGCGCTGACCCTGCTGACCCACGGTCACCCGGACCACGCCGATGGGGCCGCCCGCTTCGCCGAGCTGACCCGATCCGCCGTTCGGGCGCTGGACCCGGCCCTGCGCCTCGGCGACGAGGGGCTGGAAGCCGGCGACGTCATCACCACCGGGGGCCTCGAACTGCGGGTGGTCCCCACAGCGGGGCACACCGCCGACTCGCTGTCCTTCCATCTCCCGGCCGACCGCGCGGTGCTGACCGGGGACACGATCCTGGGGCGCGGTACGACCGTGGTCGCGCACCCCGACGGCCGGCTGGGCGACTACCTGGACTCGCTGCGCCGGCTGCGCTCGCTCACCGTGGACGACGGCGTGGCGACGGTCCTGCCGGGGCACGGGCCGGTGCTGAACGATGCCCAGGGGGCCGTGGAGTTCTATCTGGCGCATCGCGCCAACCGGCTCGCCCAGGTGGAGACCGCGGTCGAGGCCGGCCACCGGACATCCGCCGAGGTCGTCGCGAACGTCTACGCGGACGTCGACCGGTCGTTGTGGCCGGCGGCCGAACTGTCCGTACGGGCGCAGTTGGAGTACCTGGGCGAGCACGGACTGATTCAGGACTGA
- a CDS encoding NUDIX hydrolase, producing MSSSTNGQWYPPEWPDRIRALANGELTPAEPRRAATVLLLRDSDTGGPAVHMLRRRASMAFAGGAYAYPGGGVDPRDERPVAWAGPSRAQWAVRMGVDPATAQAIVCAAVRETFEEAGVLLAGASADTVVADTTGEDWEADRAALVAHELSFADFLGRRGLVLRSDLLGAWARWITPEFEPRRYDTWFFVAALPEGQRTRNTSTEADRTVWIRPEDAAAGYDRGELLMMPPTIATLRGLQPYATAADALAAAEAQNLTPVLAQARLVGGEIVLSWPGHDEFTKHIAQTDAGSGASGGGASDGPSGDSGPSGGTPA from the coding sequence ATGTCGTCCTCGACCAATGGCCAGTGGTACCCGCCGGAGTGGCCGGACCGCATCCGGGCACTCGCCAACGGCGAGCTGACCCCCGCCGAGCCCCGGCGGGCCGCCACCGTCCTGCTGCTGCGGGACTCGGACACCGGCGGCCCCGCCGTCCACATGCTGCGCAGACGCGCCTCCATGGCCTTCGCGGGAGGCGCGTACGCCTATCCGGGCGGTGGCGTCGACCCGCGGGACGAACGGCCGGTGGCCTGGGCGGGCCCCTCGCGCGCCCAGTGGGCGGTCCGGATGGGCGTCGACCCGGCCACCGCGCAGGCCATCGTCTGCGCGGCGGTGCGCGAGACGTTCGAGGAGGCGGGCGTGCTCCTCGCCGGCGCCTCCGCCGACACGGTCGTCGCGGACACGACGGGCGAGGACTGGGAGGCGGACCGCGCCGCCCTGGTGGCCCACGAACTGTCCTTCGCCGACTTCCTGGGCCGCCGCGGTCTGGTCCTGCGCTCCGACCTGCTGGGCGCCTGGGCCCGCTGGATCACGCCGGAGTTCGAGCCGCGGCGCTACGACACCTGGTTCTTCGTCGCCGCGCTGCCCGAAGGCCAGCGGACCCGCAACACGTCCACCGAGGCGGACCGCACGGTGTGGATCCGTCCCGAGGACGCGGCCGCCGGCTACGACCGCGGCGAGCTGCTGATGATGCCGCCGACGATCGCGACGCTGCGCGGGCTCCAGCCGTACGCCACCGCCGCGGACGCACTGGCGGCCGCGGAGGCCCAGAACCTGACACCGGTGCTGGCCCAGGCGCGCCTGGTGGGCGGCGAGATCGTGCTGAGCTGGCCGGGGCACGACGAATTCACCAAGCACATCGCGCAGACGGACGCCGGCAGCGGCGCCTCCGGGGGTGGCGCATCCGACGGCCCCTCAGGCGACTCCGGCCCTTCGGGAGGGACCCCCGCATGA
- a CDS encoding RidA family protein yields MSAVEEKVASLGLKLPEVVPPLATYQPAVRSGAYVYTSGQLPMVDGALPATGKVGAEVTPERAQELAATCALNALAAVKSVIGDLDKIQRVVKVVGFVASAPDFTGQPGVLNGASELLGEILGDKGVHARSAVGVAVLPLDAPVEVEIQVEIAE; encoded by the coding sequence GTGAGCGCCGTAGAGGAGAAGGTCGCATCGCTCGGCCTCAAGCTGCCGGAGGTCGTGCCGCCGCTGGCGACGTACCAGCCCGCGGTGCGCTCCGGCGCGTACGTGTACACCTCCGGCCAGCTGCCGATGGTGGACGGCGCGCTGCCGGCCACCGGCAAGGTCGGCGCCGAGGTCACCCCGGAGCGGGCCCAGGAGCTCGCCGCGACCTGCGCGCTCAACGCGCTGGCCGCCGTGAAGTCCGTCATCGGTGACCTCGACAAGATCCAGCGGGTCGTGAAGGTCGTCGGCTTCGTGGCCTCCGCGCCGGACTTCACCGGCCAGCCGGGCGTCCTCAACGGCGCCAGCGAGCTGCTGGGCGAGATCCTCGGCGACAAGGGCGTGCACGCCCGGTCCGCGGTGGGTGTGGCGGTGCTGCCGCTCGACGCCCCGGTCGAGGTCGAGATCCAGGTCGAGATCGCCGAATAG
- a CDS encoding DUF4177 domain-containing protein gives MTKWEYATVPLLVHATKQILDTWGEDGWELIQCVPGPNNPEQLVAYMKREKA, from the coding sequence ATGACCAAGTGGGAATACGCGACCGTGCCGCTGCTCGTTCACGCGACGAAGCAGATTCTGGACACCTGGGGCGAGGACGGCTGGGAGCTCATCCAGTGCGTCCCGGGCCCGAACAACCCCGAGCAGCTGGTGGCCTACATGAAGCGGGAGAAGGCGTGA
- a CDS encoding ArsA-related P-loop ATPase encodes MSRLHVVSGKGGTGKTTVAAALALALATEGRRTLLVEVEGRQGIAQLFETEALPYEERKIAVGPASEGASRWGPSRTESGGDPLRGGGDALRGGGRRAGEVHALAIDAERALLDYLQMFYKLGSAGRALKKLGAIDFATTIAPGLRDVLLTGKACEAVRRKDKNGRFVYDAVVMDAPPTGRITRFLNVNDEVAGLAKIGPIHNQAQAVMRVLKSPETAVHLVTLLEEMPVQETADGVAELRAAGIPVGGIVINMTRPALLDNGDLDVIAARGARSGVAKALSQAGLGGARRGGLADRLIDPLLEQAREHAERVELERAEHAELTAIGLPTYELELLPEGVDLAGLYQLARDLRKQGPI; translated from the coding sequence GTGAGCAGGCTCCATGTCGTCAGCGGCAAGGGTGGCACCGGCAAGACCACGGTCGCCGCTGCCCTGGCCCTCGCCCTGGCCACCGAGGGACGCCGTACCCTCCTGGTCGAGGTCGAGGGCCGGCAGGGCATTGCCCAGCTGTTCGAGACCGAGGCGCTTCCGTACGAGGAGCGCAAGATCGCGGTAGGTCCCGCGTCAGAGGGCGCGTCACGCTGGGGACCCTCCCGGACGGAGTCCGGCGGAGATCCCCTGCGGGGCGGCGGCGATGCCCTGCGGGGTGGTGGCAGACGGGCGGGCGAGGTCCACGCCCTGGCCATCGACGCCGAACGCGCCCTGCTGGACTACCTCCAGATGTTCTACAAGCTCGGCAGCGCCGGCCGGGCGCTGAAGAAACTCGGCGCGATCGACTTCGCCACGACCATCGCGCCGGGCCTGCGGGACGTCCTGCTCACCGGCAAGGCGTGCGAGGCGGTCCGCCGCAAGGACAAGAACGGCAGGTTCGTCTACGACGCCGTCGTGATGGACGCCCCACCGACCGGCCGCATCACCCGCTTCCTGAACGTCAACGACGAGGTCGCCGGCCTCGCGAAGATCGGCCCGATCCACAATCAGGCACAGGCCGTGATGCGCGTCCTCAAGTCGCCCGAGACCGCGGTGCATCTGGTGACGCTCCTGGAGGAGATGCCGGTGCAGGAAACGGCCGACGGGGTCGCGGAGCTGCGAGCGGCCGGCATCCCCGTCGGCGGCATCGTCATCAACATGACCCGTCCGGCGCTGCTGGACAACGGTGATCTCGATGTCATCGCCGCCCGCGGGGCCCGTTCGGGCGTCGCCAAGGCGCTGTCCCAGGCGGGTCTGGGCGGCGCCCGCCGCGGCGGGCTGGCCGACCGGCTGATCGACCCCCTGCTGGAGCAGGCGCGCGAGCACGCCGAGCGGGTCGAGCTGGAGCGCGCCGAGCACGCCGAGCTGACCGCGATCGGCCTGCCCACCTACGAGCTGGAGCTGCTCCCCGAAGGAGTGGATCTCGCCGGTCTCTACCAACTGGCGAGAGACCTGCGGAAACAGGGGCCCATATGA
- a CDS encoding ArsA family ATPase translates to MTSDDMTLDASAPRLEVDALIDDPRTRIVVCCGSGGVGKTTTAAALGVRAAERGRKVVVLTIDPARRLAQSMGISELDNVPRRVKDVDEAAGGELHAMMLDMKRTFDEIVEGHADADRARAILENPFYQSLSAGFAGTQEYMAMEKLGQLRASDEWDLIVVDTPPSRSALDFLDAPKRLGSFLDGKFIRVLMAPAKVGGRAGMKFLNVGMSMMTGTLSKLMGGQLLRDVQTFVAAMDTMFGGFRTRADATYRLLQAPGTAFLVVAAPERDALREAAYFVERLAAEQMPLAGLVLNRVHGSGAAQLSAERALAAAEALTDGLSEDGAADGEAGTGRAENNLEATGIVDLDGGNAGAGTVGGHSPAAAAEHTAPTSAPAAQLAAGLLRLHAERMQVLARERRTRDRFTALHPEVPVTEVGALPGDVHDLTGLRAIGDRLALNGTSPDDTGTETDTDGTLTGTADNGDSGS, encoded by the coding sequence ATGACCTCGGACGACATGACGCTGGACGCCTCGGCCCCGCGGCTCGAGGTCGATGCGCTGATCGACGACCCGCGCACCCGCATCGTGGTGTGCTGCGGCTCGGGCGGCGTCGGCAAGACCACCACCGCCGCGGCCCTCGGCGTACGCGCCGCGGAGCGCGGCCGCAAGGTCGTGGTGCTGACGATCGACCCCGCCCGGCGGCTGGCGCAGTCGATGGGCATCTCCGAGCTCGACAACGTCCCGCGCCGGGTCAAGGACGTCGACGAGGCCGCGGGCGGCGAACTGCACGCGATGATGCTGGACATGAAGCGCACCTTCGACGAGATCGTCGAGGGCCATGCGGACGCCGACCGGGCCCGCGCCATCCTGGAGAACCCGTTCTACCAGTCCCTGTCGGCCGGCTTCGCGGGCACGCAGGAGTACATGGCCATGGAGAAGCTCGGCCAGCTCCGGGCGAGCGACGAGTGGGACCTGATCGTCGTCGACACGCCTCCCAGCCGGTCCGCGCTGGACTTCCTGGACGCGCCCAAGCGCCTCGGCTCGTTCCTGGACGGCAAGTTCATCCGGGTGCTGATGGCGCCGGCGAAGGTCGGCGGCCGGGCCGGGATGAAGTTCCTGAATGTCGGCATGTCGATGATGACCGGCACCCTCAGCAAGCTCATGGGCGGTCAACTGCTCCGCGACGTGCAGACGTTCGTGGCGGCGATGGACACCATGTTCGGCGGCTTCCGGACCCGCGCGGACGCCACGTACCGCCTGCTCCAGGCGCCCGGCACGGCGTTTCTGGTGGTGGCCGCGCCGGAGCGGGACGCGCTGCGCGAGGCGGCGTACTTCGTCGAGCGGCTGGCCGCCGAGCAGATGCCACTGGCCGGCCTCGTGCTGAACCGGGTGCACGGCAGCGGTGCCGCGCAACTGAGCGCCGAGCGCGCCCTGGCCGCCGCGGAGGCCCTGACCGACGGGCTGTCGGAGGACGGGGCGGCGGACGGCGAGGCCGGTACGGGCCGCGCCGAAAATAATCTTGAAGCAACCGGCATTGTGGATCTCGACGGCGGGAATGCTGGAGCAGGTACCGTCGGCGGCCACTCCCCCGCTGCCGCAGCGGAGCACACAGCACCCACGTCAGCCCCGGCGGCGCAACTCGCCGCCGGGCTGCTACGACTACACGCGGAACGCATGCAGGTCCTCGCGCGCGAACGGCGCACGCGGGACCGCTTCACCGCTCTGCATCCCGAGGTCCCGGTGACGGAGGTCGGCGCGCTGCCCGGCGACGTCCATGACCTCACGGGCCTGCGCGCGATCGGCGACCGCCTGGCGCTCAACGGCACATCCCCTGACGACACCGGCACCGAAACCGACACCGACGGCACCCTCACCGGTACCGCCGACAACGGCGACTCCGGCAGCTGA
- a CDS encoding WhiB family transcriptional regulator, producing MSWVTDWSAQAACRTTDPDELFVQGAAQNRAKAVCTGCPVRTECLADALDNRVEFGVWGGMTERERRALLRRRPTVTSWRRLLETARTEYERSTGILPVDCEDGVFDEYAAVG from the coding sequence ATGAGCTGGGTAACCGACTGGAGTGCACAGGCAGCCTGCCGCACTACCGATCCGGATGAACTGTTCGTTCAAGGGGCAGCGCAGAACCGCGCCAAGGCGGTGTGCACCGGATGTCCGGTACGCACGGAATGCCTGGCCGATGCCCTGGACAACCGGGTGGAGTTCGGCGTGTGGGGCGGGATGACCGAGCGGGAGCGGAGGGCGCTGCTGCGCCGCCGCCCGACCGTGACGTCATGGCGCCGCCTGCTGGAGACAGCGCGTACGGAATACGAGCGCAGCACGGGCATCCTGCCGGTGGACTGCGAGGACGGGGTCTTCGACGAGTACGCAGCGGTCGGCTGA